Sequence from the Bacillus sp. es.036 genome:
AGCCATAGATACGGCGAGGTTTCCTCTTTGGATTTCTTCCCAGTTACGATAAGATGTCACAAATTCAAAGACTGATAAAAACACGATCATGCAAACAATGACAACACTATAATTTGCTGCGGTTTGAAATGCTACACTATCCCAAAGTTGTTCCATCGTGTAAAATCCTTTCTCTACTTCAGTTCAACGACGGTCACACCACCGCCACCTTCATTCATACCACCCATACGAAGGTTTTTTACTCTCGAATGACGTTTCAACCATTCATGAACACCTTTTCTTAGGGCTCCAGTGCCTTTTCCGTGAATGATTGAAACCTGATGATATCCAGCAAGTAAGGCATCATCAATGTAGCGCTCTACTTCCATTTGTGCATCTTCGTATCTTTTGCCTCTTAAATCGAGCTCCGTTTTAACCTGGCTATTATTTCCTCGCACCGTAACGAACGGTTTTCGTTCTACTGCTGGCTTGGATTTAATTGCTTCAAGATCATTTGCTTTTACCGTCATTTTCATAATTCCTAGTTGAACCTGGTATTCGTTCTTTCCTACTTTTTCGACGATATGTCCTTTTTGATTAAAACTAATTACTTTTACTTCATCACCAGGTTCATAAGTTTTTGCCTGCGCTTTTTTCGGTTTCGGCTTTGAAGACCTCAATTCAGGCTTTGCATCCTCAAGCTGTTTCTGGGCATCAATTAACTGATGCTCTTTTACCGCGCCTTTTTGGAAAGTACGAAGATCGTGAATAATTCTCTTGGCCTGCTCCTGTGCTTTCTCTACTTCTTCGGCGGCTTTCTGTTCCGCTTCTTCAAAGAGTCGTTCACGCTGCTTTTCAAATTTCTCAAGCTGTGATTCCAGATCTTTTTTTAGTGATTCTGCTTCTTTTCTTAGATCAGACGCTCCCTGTCGATCCAATTCGGCCTGTTTCTGGCTATCTTCAAGGGAGGAAATCATTCGATCCACCTTATTGCTTTCGCTAGAAATTTGCGACTTAGCATCATCGATAATATCATCCATTAGGCCAAGGCGTCTTGAAATTTCAAATGCATTGCTTCGACCAGGTACGCCAATTAATAGTCGATAGGTAGGGCGTAACGTCTCTACATCAAATTCTACACTCGCATTCATAACACCTTCACGATTGTAAGCATACGCTTTTAATTCGCTATAATGGGTCGTTGCAATCACTCTCGATCCACGGTTATACACATAATCAAGGATTGAGATCGCTAGTGCAGCACCTTCCTGTGGATCAGTTCCCGCACCAAGCTCATCAAAAAGAACGAGACTATTGTGATCAATATTTTTTAAAATCTGAACAATGTTCGTCATGTGAGAAGAGAATGTGCTCAAGCTCTGTTCAATAGACTGTTCATCACCAATGTCTGCAAAGATATTCTGAAAAACTGCCATCGTGGAGCCTTCATCAGCCGGAATATGTAATCCGGATTGAGCCATAAGTGTAAGAAGACCAGCAGTTTTAAGCGTTACGGTTTTCCCTCCCGTGTTTGGCCCTGTGATGACGAGTGAAGAGTAATCTTTGCCAAGGTAAAGGGAAGAAGGTACAACTTGATCTTGAGGTAGAAGCGGATGACGGCCCTGCCTAATTTCAAGTTCGCCTTCATCATTCATCGAAGGGTTTGTTGCTTTTAATTCATTTGCATATAGAGCACGTGCAAATATAAAGTCAATATCGGCTAACACCTCGACATTGTGTCGAAGCGTATGAGAAGCTTCTGATACGCTTCCTGTTAGCTGAGTTAAGATCCGCTCGATTTCAAGCTTTTCTTTCACTTTTACTTCTTTCAACTGATTATTGATTGAAACAACCGATTGAGGTTCAATAAATAATGTTGCACCCGAAGATGATTGATCGTGAACCATTCCACCAAATGAACCTCTGTACTCCTGCTTCACTGGAATCACGTAGCGTTCATTTCGAATCGTAACGAGCGCATCAGAAAGCATTTTTCTTGTGCTTGACGAGCGAATGAGACTTTCTAACTTCTCTCGGACGCGTGACTCAAAACTTCGCAGCTGCGTTCTTAAGCGTCGTAATGCATCGCTCGCTGAATCGAGCACTTCTCCATCCTGATCGATACAGGCGTTAATTTCTTTTTCAAGATCCGTCTCTGGTATAATTTGGTGAACTAAACCTCCTAGAAGAGGTAGCTCAACACCATCATCAATCATATTTTCAAGAAAGGTTTTAAAACGACGTCCTCCATAAATAGTGCTGGAAATATCGAGTAATTCAGAAGGATTTAACGTGCCACCAATCTCAGCGCGCTTCACACTTTGTCTAATGTCACGTATTCCTCCTAGCGGAGCCTGTCCGCGAAGGCGAATCACTTTTCTTCCTTCTTCTGTCCCTTCCAACTGATGATTCACATCTTCAAGTGAAAATAAAGGCGTCAATTGTTCAACTTTCTGCTTACCTAATGAGGATGAAACGTGTTTCCCTAATCGTTCTTTTACTTTATCGTATTCAAGTAGCCGTAATACTCTTTTCTGCAATGGTCGTTCCTCCTAAAAAACGGAATATAATTAGTGATGCCGATGAAAGAAAGCTTCCAGATCTTTTGGCGTATACGTATTTAAGACGCTCTCTTTACGCAGCCATCCTCTTCTTCCAGCTGCTACACCAATTTCCATATGTTCAAGCATGTCCATATGATGGGCATCTGTATTTATCATTATTTTAACATGATTGTCTTGTGCTTTTTGAAGCCATTCAGCTGCAAGATCTAAACGGTTTGGATTCGCATTTAACTCAAGTGCAGTTCCCGTCTCTTTTGCAAGTTTAATTAGCTTATCATGATCCAGAGCATACCCGTTTCTTCTTCCAAGTAATCTCCCAGATGGGTGTGCGATAAGATCTACATGGTGGCTTCTGAGCGCTGTTTCAAGCCGCTTCATAATCGTATCTTCGTCTTGAGAAAAGGACGAATGAATTGAAGCGATGACGAAATCCATTTCAGCAAGCAGCTGATCGTCATAATCTAGTGTACCATCTGGCAAAATATCCATTTCGACTCCAGCAAATATTTTGAAGTCTGTCCATTTTTTGTTCAGTCGGTTAATTTCTTCTCTTTGTTCACGTAACCTCTCTGGTGTTAATCCATTTGCAACTTTTAAATACTGTGAATGATCCGTAATTGCGATATAAGAATAGCCCTTATCCCTAGCACGTTCAGCCATATCTTCTATCGTATATGCCCCATCGCTCCAGGTAGAGTGCATATGTAGGTCACCTTTAATATCTTGTAATT
This genomic interval carries:
- a CDS encoding endonuclease MutS2 — translated: MQKRVLRLLEYDKVKERLGKHVSSSLGKQKVEQLTPLFSLEDVNHQLEGTEEGRKVIRLRGQAPLGGIRDIRQSVKRAEIGGTLNPSELLDISSTIYGGRRFKTFLENMIDDGVELPLLGGLVHQIIPETDLEKEINACIDQDGEVLDSASDALRRLRTQLRSFESRVREKLESLIRSSSTRKMLSDALVTIRNERYVIPVKQEYRGSFGGMVHDQSSSGATLFIEPQSVVSINNQLKEVKVKEKLEIERILTQLTGSVSEASHTLRHNVEVLADIDFIFARALYANELKATNPSMNDEGELEIRQGRHPLLPQDQVVPSSLYLGKDYSSLVITGPNTGGKTVTLKTAGLLTLMAQSGLHIPADEGSTMAVFQNIFADIGDEQSIEQSLSTFSSHMTNIVQILKNIDHNSLVLFDELGAGTDPQEGAALAISILDYVYNRGSRVIATTHYSELKAYAYNREGVMNASVEFDVETLRPTYRLLIGVPGRSNAFEISRRLGLMDDIIDDAKSQISSESNKVDRMISSLEDSQKQAELDRQGASDLRKEAESLKKDLESQLEKFEKQRERLFEEAEQKAAEEVEKAQEQAKRIIHDLRTFQKGAVKEHQLIDAQKQLEDAKPELRSSKPKPKKAQAKTYEPGDEVKVISFNQKGHIVEKVGKNEYQVQLGIMKMTVKANDLEAIKSKPAVERKPFVTVRGNNSQVKTELDLRGKRYEDAQMEVERYIDDALLAGYHQVSIIHGKGTGALRKGVHEWLKRHSRVKNLRMGGMNEGGGGVTVVELK